The Faecalibaculum rodentium genome segment CGCTTGGAAACCGCAACTCATGTTCAAAAACCGACCTTGATGCGACCTTCATGGCCACCAAATGGGATTATTACAACCAAAGCGGAGTCACCAGACCGTGCTACAACTGCCAGATCGCAGTCAGTGACGGATTGATCGTGAATGCGGATATATTCCAGAATCCGGGAGACACCCTCACCTGGCAGGCTTTCATGGACCGTTATCATGACTATACAGGGAAATATCCTTGCAGGCCCGTAGCGGATGCGGGATATGGAAGTCTTGACAATTACCTGTACAACCTGAAAAACGGGATAGAACTGGTACAGAAATACGGAAACTTTGGGAAGAAGAAGGACCGAAGATTCCAGAAGAGGATCTACAATGTGCTCAACTGGAAGCAAACAGAAGAAGGGTTTCTGATCTGTCCGGAAGGAAGGGTCCTGGATCAGTATGAAGGGGACAATATATCAAGGACCCGTGGTGGAAATCTTCATATCAGTCAGATGTATTCGGAGAAAGGCCATTGTGAGGGATGTCCCAGACGGTCCCAGTGTTTCCGGTTCGGAAAGTACAGGAGAGTCGGAAAGAATGTGGTGATGGAAGAGCTGCAGGGAAAAGCAGATGAAAACCTGGGATGCGAAGAAGGAAAGGGACTCTGCAGGCAGCGGTCAATACAGGTGGAGGGAGCGTTCGGGATTCTGAAGCAAGACCGGGGAATGACCAGATTCAGGCGAAGAGGATTGAAAGGTGTCAAGATGGAATTTCTTTTGAACTGTCTGGGTCTGAATCTTTATAAATATCATCTGTTCTGGCTTAAACAGAGGGCAAATAACCTTATAGGTAAGCTAAACTGACGAGGAAAAACAGGCTTTTTTTGAAAGTTATCCCCCAAGTTGTTTTTATAATGGCCAAAAAGAAATGTCTGGAGAATACCAATGGAATCTCCAGACATTTTTTCCGTTTATAACAAGAAAAAGGGGCTGTAATCAGCCTACAGACCGTAAAACCGGCCTTACTGTTACAACCCCTTTTGTCTGAACTGATATGCTCAGCAGACTTCTATTCTGGCAGGCCGGTCCAGCAGGGACCGGATATCTCTGGCTTCTTCAAACGTGAAGAACTTTTTCTCGCTTTCGTTCCAGCTGGTCATATAAGAAAGGCACCGTCTGCCTTTCGAGAAGAAGAGCTGCGCTTCCGAGAACCAGCCCTGACTGGTGATGATGAGGCAATTTTTCATACGTGCCCCTCCTTTCACAATGAGTATACAAGCCAAACCTGCAGTATTTATGGCTGTTACATGAATTGAGGGATGGTAACGAATGTTTTGAAACAGTACATGTAAGGGGATTCACCGATATGTCGTCTGCCTCATCGGGCGAAAGGTTCTTTCCTATGGAGAAGAGTAGTGAATTTCGCTATAATCAGATTCGATGGATTGGGAGGAAGAACCAGCATGGAAGAAGTCATAAAGATTGAAGGCGGAAGGAAACTGCGGGGTTCAGTCCGTATCAGTGGTTCAAAGAATTCGACAGTAGCCCTGATTCCGGCAGCGATTCTCGGCAGTGAGCCCGTCACGATTTATGGTGTTCCCCATATCTCGGATGTGAACTCCCTGACTCAGCTGCTGCGTGAACTGGGGGTATACGTAGAATCCCGAAGTGATGATACGCTTTACATTGATCCCCGGAACATGGAAAATCGTCCGATGGTTTCCCACGCTGTCTCCAAGCTCCGTGCCAGTTACTATTTTATGGGCGCTCTTCTGGGCAAATTCGGGCACGCGGAGATACAGATGCCAGGCGGATGCTATCTTGGCCCAAGACCCATTGATCTTCACTTAAAGGGATTCGAAGCACTTGGGGCCGATATTAAATATGAACATGGCTGTTATATTCTGGATGCCCCCCGCCTGAAGGGCAACCGGATTTTCCTGGATATTTCCAGCGTGGGAGCCACCATCAATATCATGATGGCTGCGGTGTTTGCGCAAGGCCGAACGGTCATCGAAAATGCTGCCAGAGAGCCGGAAATCATTGATATTGCCACACTGCTGAACAAAATGGGGGCCAAGATCCATGGAATGGGCACAAGTTCGCTTGTCATTGACGGTGTGAAGGATCTGCATGGGTGCAGTCACGAAATCATCCCGGACCGGATCGAAGCTGCAACCTATATTCTGATTGCGGCGGCGATGGCAGAGGAAATGACGATCGAGAATATCATCCCTCAGCACCTGGAAGCGATTCTGATGAAGCTGGAAGAAATTGGCATTGATATGAAGGTCGGACCGGATTTCGTGAAAATAAGTCATACAGACAAACCCCTCCGTCCCACAGAAATCATGACCAAGCCATATCCAGGATTTGCAACAGATGTACAGCAGCCATTTACAGCCATTCTGACACAATGTCAGGGGCAGTCTGTGGTAACAGAAACCATTTATACTGAACGGTTCAAGCACTGTGGAGAGCTGAACAAAATGGGTGCGGATATTGATGTGCGCATTCCGTCAGGGTTTGTGAATGGTCCGACCAGGCTTACAGGCACAAGTGTGGTCGCTACCGACCTTCGCTGTGGTGCGGGACTGGTAGTGGCTGGTCTGATGGCGGATGGCGTCACGGAGATTCATGATGTCTACCATATTGACCGCGGGTATGACAATCTGGATGGCAAGCTGCAGTCACTGGGAGCGAAAATCTGGCGGGAGCCGGTGGAATAAGAACACAAGGATCCGGAGGCTTTCCGGATTCTTTTTCTTTGCAGGGAGCAGAAGTATGAGAATGACAAAACGGCTGAATTTCAGAATGTGGCGGGAATCCGATGCAGGATTGTTGTACAGTCAGGATCGTGGCAGGGGATACGCGGTGTATCTGAACTGGAAAGAACCGTCCAGTCCTGACCATGCAAGAGAAATCATTCGGCAGAGACTGCAGCATAGTCTTTGCTGGATGATTACGTTCAGGGATGGTTCCCTGGCCGGCTGTCTGGAGATTGGACTTCAAGATCATGAAATCGGATTCTGGATCTGTGATTCAGCTATGGAAGGTGAGTATGCGCAAGAGATTCTGAAGACGGGTGCAGCCCATGCATTTGAGAATCTGGATCTGAAGGAACTCTGGTCCGGTTTTGATCCGGGAGACAAGCGTTCAGAGAAGCTCCTGGCTGACTGTGGATTCATTCAGGATCATTGGGTAATCCGGGAGAACGAAAATAGAGAATTCAGAAAAACAGTCATGGTGTGCAGAAAACGGTAGACTTTTGCGCATATCCGCGGTATCATAAACGAGCCGCAATTGATTTGGATAAACCAACAAGCCACAACACAGAAAAGAACAAAAAGTTCAAAAAATGTGTTGACAGACTCTTGCGGATGAGTTAAGATATAAGAGTGCTGAGGGGCACAGGCGGGCTTGACAGCCAGACCGCCCATTTCAGTATCTTTGAAAAGCTTGTGACTTCATCAGAAGCCGCAGGCGATGGAAGCATCTGTGATGGGTGCTGACGCTCTTTGAAAACCGGACAGGAAAAACGAAGTAAATACAAGACGATACAACGTCGATTCTTTGAACCTGAAAAACAATCATGAACACAAGACGCAAAGCGTCTGAGTACAGATCAAATGGAGAGTTTGATCCTGGCTCAGGATGAACGCTGGCGGCATGCCTAATACATGCAAGTCGAACGAGAGACCTTCGGGTCTCTAGTGGCGAACGGGTGAGTAACACGTAGGGAACCTGCCCGCGCACCGGGAATACGCTCTGGAAACGGAGAACAAATCCCGATGTACAGGAAGGAGGCATCTTCTTTCTGTGAAACATCCTTTAGGGGATGGGGCGCGGATGGACCTGCGGTGCATTAGTTGGTTGGCGGGGTAAAGGCCCACCAAGACGATGATGCATAGCCGGCCTGAGAGGGCGGACGGCCACATTGGGACTGAGACACGGCCCAGACTCCTGCGGGAGGCAGCAGTAGGGAATTTTCGTCAATGGGCGCAAGCCTGAACGAGCGATGCCGCGTGAGTGAAGAAGGCCTTCGGGTCGTAAAGCTCTGTTGCGGGGGAAAAAAGGCAGCATCAGGAAATGGGTGCTGACTGATGGTGCCCCGCCAGAAAGTCACGGCTAACTACGTGCCAGCAGCCGCGGTAATACGTAGGTGGCGAGCGTTATCCGGAATGATTGGGCGTAAAGGGTGCGCAGGCGGTCCTGCAAGTCTGGAGTGAAACGCATGAGCTCAACTCATGCATGGCTTTGGAAACTGGAGGACTGGAGAGCAGGAGAGGGCGGTGGAACTCCATGTGTAGCGGTAAAATGCGTAGATATATGGAAGAACACCAGTGGCGAAGGCGGCCGCCTGGCCTGTTGCTGACGCTGAGGCACGAAAGCGTGGGGAGCAAATAGGATTAGATACCCTAGTAGTCCACGCCGTAAACGATGAGGACCAAGTGTTGGGGGTGAAACCTCAGTGCTGAAGTTAACGCAGTGAGTCCTCCGCCTGGGGAGTATGCACGCAAGTGTGAAACTCAAAGGAATTGACGGGGGCCCGCACAAGCGGTGGAGTATGTGGTTTAATTCGAAGCAACGCGAAGAACCTTACCAGGCCTTGACATGGGATGCGAAGATGCAGAGATGCATCGGAGGTCAACATCCACACAGGTGGTGCATGGTTGTCGTCAGCT includes the following:
- a CDS encoding transposase, whose translation is MTSRKNISLRELESLCRTDCRFLYLSNYEMPSHQAFKRVLDILQEGAIDDIFFELSHHIAVDLMCIDPHVQFVDGTKIEANAHKNSFVYKKRIVNSRKKLYLSTSALLSEINSFFGYDYPLRDEYQSWDLFYVCQYLMEVMVQTDTQICYGIGHRKSSIQRYYDSLLKMALKLMEYEEWLYTLGNRNSCSKTDLDATFMATKWDYYNQSGVTRPCYNCQIAVSDGLIVNADIFQNPGDTLTWQAFMDRYHDYTGKYPCRPVADAGYGSLDNYLYNLKNGIELVQKYGNFGKKKDRRFQKRIYNVLNWKQTEEGFLICPEGRVLDQYEGDNISRTRGGNLHISQMYSEKGHCEGCPRRSQCFRFGKYRRVGKNVVMEELQGKADENLGCEEGKGLCRQRSIQVEGAFGILKQDRGMTRFRRRGLKGVKMEFLLNCLGLNLYKYHLFWLKQRANNLIGKLN
- a CDS encoding UDP-N-acetylglucosamine 1-carboxyvinyltransferase, whose protein sequence is MEEVIKIEGGRKLRGSVRISGSKNSTVALIPAAILGSEPVTIYGVPHISDVNSLTQLLRELGVYVESRSDDTLYIDPRNMENRPMVSHAVSKLRASYYFMGALLGKFGHAEIQMPGGCYLGPRPIDLHLKGFEALGADIKYEHGCYILDAPRLKGNRIFLDISSVGATINIMMAAVFAQGRTVIENAAREPEIIDIATLLNKMGAKIHGMGTSSLVIDGVKDLHGCSHEIIPDRIEAATYILIAAAMAEEMTIENIIPQHLEAILMKLEEIGIDMKVGPDFVKISHTDKPLRPTEIMTKPYPGFATDVQQPFTAILTQCQGQSVVTETIYTERFKHCGELNKMGADIDVRIPSGFVNGPTRLTGTSVVATDLRCGAGLVVAGLMADGVTEIHDVYHIDRGYDNLDGKLQSLGAKIWREPVE
- a CDS encoding GNAT family N-acetyltransferase, with the protein product MRMTKRLNFRMWRESDAGLLYSQDRGRGYAVYLNWKEPSSPDHAREIIRQRLQHSLCWMITFRDGSLAGCLEIGLQDHEIGFWICDSAMEGEYAQEILKTGAAHAFENLDLKELWSGFDPGDKRSEKLLADCGFIQDHWVIRENENREFRKTVMVCRKR